The Thunnus thynnus chromosome 13, fThuThy2.1, whole genome shotgun sequence genome segment ACCAGGCGCTGGAAGGGCAGCTTGCGGATCAGCAGCTCGGTGGATTTCTGGTAGCGACGGATCTCTCTCAGAGCCACGGTACCGGGCCTGTAACGGTGAGGCTTCTTGACGCCGCCGGTGGCCGGGGCGCTCTTACGGGCAGCCTTGGTGGCCAGCTGCTTCCTGGGGGCTTTGCCTCCGGTGGATTTACGGGCGGTCTGCTTGGTTCTTGCCATTTTTCGCTGTTATTCTTCTGTTTCAACAGAAACACGATGAATGCTGCCTGTCTGCGAGTTGCGTCTTTATAAAGGAGCTGCCGGAGTCGCGGCGCCGCTCATTGGTCCAGGCCGGGAGGAGCGCGCGCTGCAGCTCATCTACTATTGGACAAGAAATTCAAAGTAAACCCCGCCCCCACATCAGCTGACTAACGGCTccggaagaaagaagaaaacaaaggaaacacGTTaatatcatggatgtataaagagaactggatacaggaagagcgccaggctttgaagcaaatttgacatagcggccaaaccgtgtaattacaacgtcactgac includes the following:
- the LOC137195951 gene encoding histone H3, with the protein product MARTKQTARKSTGGKAPRKQLATKAARKSAPATGGVKKPHRYRPGTVALREIRRYQKSTELLIRKLPFQRLVREIAQDFKTDLRFQSSAVMALQEASEAYLVGLFEDTNLCAIHAKRVTIMPKDIQLARRIRGERA